From a region of the Acanthochromis polyacanthus isolate Apoly-LR-REF ecotype Palm Island chromosome 3, KAUST_Apoly_ChrSc, whole genome shotgun sequence genome:
- the zgc:136908 gene encoding transitional endoplasmic reticulum ATPase isoform X2 translates to MPGSGGADPKGEDFSTAILKQKHRPNRLIVDEALNEDSSIVSLSQNKTEELQLFRGDTVVLRGRKRRQTVCIVLTDETCGDERIRMNRVTRNNLRVRLGDVISIHACPDIKYGKKIHVLPIDDTIEGLTGNLFEVFLKPYFLEAYRPIHKGDIFLVRGSMRAVEFKVVETDPSPHCIVAPDTVLYCEGQPIKREDEEETLNDIGYDDIGGCRKQLAQIKEMVELPLRHPGLFKAIGVKPPRGILLYGPAGTGKTLVARAVANETGAFFFLINGPEIMSKLAGESESNLRKAFEEAENNAPAIIFIDELDAIAPKREKTHGEVERRIVSQLLTLMDGLKQRAHVVVMAATNRPNSIDPALRRFGRFDREIDIGIPDSTGRLEILQIHTKNMKLADDVDLERIATETHGHVGADLAALCSEAALQAIRKKLILIDLEDESIDADLLNSLAVTMDDFQWALSQSNPSALRETVAEVPQVSWEDIGGLDEVKRELQELVQYPVEYPDKFLKFGMTPSRGVLFYGPPGCGKTLLAKAIANECQANFVSIKGPEMLTMWFGESEANVRDVFDKARQAAPCILFFDELDSIAKSRGGGAGDAGGAADRVINQILTEMDGMSDKKNVFIIGATNRPDIIDAAILRPGRLDQLIYIPLPDKPSRRAILNANLRKSPVARDVDLEYLSGITDGFSGADLTEICQRACKLAIRESIEAEIKAERQRQNRPGIPMDEDFDPVPEIRKDHFEEAMRFARRSVSDNDIRKYEMFAQTLQQSRGFGNFRFPSATGTRSGNQGSDSGSGRPGLFREEGDDDLYQ, encoded by the exons ATGCCAGGCTCAGGAGGAGCAGA CCCAAAGGGAGAAGATTTCTCCACGGCCAtcctgaaacagaaacacagacccAACAGGCTCATTGTGGATGAAGCTCTCAATGAAGACAGCAGCATTGTCAGCCTATCACAG AATAAGACGGAGGAGCTGCAGCTCTTCCGGGGGGACACGGTGGTGTTGAGAGGGAGGAAACGGCGGCAGACGGTGTGCATCGTCCTGACAGACGAGACCTGTGGAGATGAACGGATTCGGATGAATCGTGTGACGCGCAACAACCTGCGTGTCCGGCTTGGTGATGTGATCAG CATCCATGCCTGTCCTGATATCAAATATGGGAAGAAGATCCACGTCCTCCCCATAGATGACACCATTGAGGGCCTTACAGGGAACCTTTTTGAGGTTTTCCTTAAGCCCTACTTTCTGGAGGCTTATCGGCCCATTCACAAAG GTGACATCTTTCTGGTGAGGGGGAGCATGCGGGCAGTGGAGTTCAAGGTGGTGGAGACGGACCCCAGCCCTCACTGTATTGTTGCCCCGGACACTGTCCTCTACTGTGAGGGCCAGCCGATCAAAAGAGAG GATGAAGAGGAGACTCTTAATGACATCGGCTACGACGACATCGGAGGCTGTCGGAAGCAGCTAGCTCAGATCAAGGAGATGGTTGAGCTTCCTCTCAGACACCCGGGACTTTTCAAGGCTATCGGAGTGAAG CCCCCCAGAGGTATCCTGTTGTACGGCCCTGCAGGTACAGGAAAAACCCTGGTGGCTCGAGCTGTAGCCAATGAAACCGGtgccttcttcttcctcatcaaTG GCCCTGAGATCATGAGTAAACTGGCAGGAGAGTCAGAGAGCAACCTAAGGAAGGCGTTTGAGGAGGCGGAGAACAACGCTCCAGCCATCATCTTCATCGATGAGCTGGATGCCATCGCTCCCAAGAGAGAGAAA ACTCACGGTGAAGTGGAGAGGCGTATAGTTTCTCAGCTCTTGACCCTGATGGATGGCTTGAAGCAAAGAGCTCATGTGGTTGTCATGGCAGCAACAAACCGACCAAACAGCATAGACCCTGCTCTGAGACGCTTTG GCAGGTTCGACCGTGAGATTGACATTGGAATCCCAGATTCAACTGGCAGACTGGAGATCCTGCAGATCCACACGAAAAACATGAAACTGGCTGATGATGTGGATCTGGAGAGG ATTGCCACAGAGACTCACGGCCACGTTGGTGCCGACTTGGCTGCCTTGTGCTCAGAAGCTGCTCTGCAAGCGATCCGCAAGAAGCTGATCCTCATAGATCTGGAGGACGAATCCATCGATGCTGACCTGCTCAACTCGCTGGCTGTCACCATGGATGATTtccaa TGGGCGCTGAGTCAGAGCAACCCATCGGCTCTAAGAGAGACGGTCGCCGAGGTGCCTCAGGTCAGCTGGGAGGACATCGGAGGCCTGGACGAGGTCAAGAGAGAACTGCAAGAGCTCGTccag TACCCTGTTGAGTATCCTGACAAGTTCCTGAAGTTTGGGATGACGCCGTCTCGTGGAGTGTTGTTCTACGGCCCTCCAGGCTGTGGGAAAACTCTGCTGGCTAAAGCCATCGCCAATGAATGTCAGGCAAACTTTGTCTCCATCAAAGGACCCGAGATGCTCACCATGTGGTTTGGAGAATCAGAAGCCAATGTCAGGGATGTGTTCGATAAG GCCAGACAGGCGGCTCCCTGCATCCTGTTTTTTGATGAGTTAGACTCCATCGCCAAATCCAGAGGCGGCGGGGCCGGAGACGCAGGTGGTGCAGCCGACAGAGTCATCAACCAGATCCTCACAGAGATGGATGGCATGTCTGACAAGAAGAACGTTTTCATCATTGGTGCCACAAACAG ACCAGATATCATAGACGCAGCTATCCTACGGCCGGGTCGCCTGGACCAGCTCATCTACATCCCACTGCCCGACAAACCGTCCCGTAGAGCAATTCTAAACGCCAACCTACGCAAGTCCCCTGTTGCACGA GATGTGGATCTGGAGTACTTGTCTGGCATCACAGATGGCTTCTCTGGAGCCGACCTGACGGAGATCTGTCAGCGGGCCTGTAAGCTGGCCATCCGCGAGTCCATCGAGGCTGAGATCAAGGCCGAACGTCAGCGGCAGAACAGACCAGGCATCCCCATG GATGAGGACTTTGATCCAGTCCCAGAGATCAGGAAGGACCACTTTGAAGAAGCAATGCGATTTGCTCGTCGCTCTGTTAGTGACAATGACATCCGCAAATATGAGATGTTTGCTCAAACCTTGCAGCAGAGTCGAGGTTTTGGAAACTTCAG GTTCCCTTCTGCCACTGGTACCCGGTCTGGAAATCAGGGGTCAGATTCCGGGTCGGGGAGGCCTGGCCTGTTCAGAGAAGAAGGCGATGACGATCTCTATCAGtga
- the zgc:136908 gene encoding transitional endoplasmic reticulum ATPase isoform X1, whose amino-acid sequence MPGSGGADPKGEDFSTAILKQKHRPNRLIVDEALNEDSSIVSLSQNKTEELQLFRGDTVVLRGRKRRQTVCIVLTDETCGDERIRMNRVTRNNLRVRLGDVISIHACPDIKYGKKIHVLPIDDTIEGLTGNLFEVFLKPYFLEAYRPIHKGDIFLVRGSMRAVEFKVVETDPSPHCIVAPDTVLYCEGQPIKREDEEETLNDIGYDDIGGCRKQLAQIKEMVELPLRHPGLFKAIGVKPPRGILLYGPAGTGKTLVARAVANETGAFFFLINGPEIMSKLAGESESNLRKAFEEAENNAPAIIFIDELDAIAPKREKTHGEVERRIVSQLLTLMDGLKQRAHVVVMAATNRPNSIDPALRRFGQDTHKHTHTHTNKLTHTNTHVHKHVDVSPGRFDREIDIGIPDSTGRLEILQIHTKNMKLADDVDLERIATETHGHVGADLAALCSEAALQAIRKKLILIDLEDESIDADLLNSLAVTMDDFQWALSQSNPSALRETVAEVPQVSWEDIGGLDEVKRELQELVQYPVEYPDKFLKFGMTPSRGVLFYGPPGCGKTLLAKAIANECQANFVSIKGPEMLTMWFGESEANVRDVFDKARQAAPCILFFDELDSIAKSRGGGAGDAGGAADRVINQILTEMDGMSDKKNVFIIGATNRPDIIDAAILRPGRLDQLIYIPLPDKPSRRAILNANLRKSPVARDVDLEYLSGITDGFSGADLTEICQRACKLAIRESIEAEIKAERQRQNRPGIPMDEDFDPVPEIRKDHFEEAMRFARRSVSDNDIRKYEMFAQTLQQSRGFGNFRFPSATGTRSGNQGSDSGSGRPGLFREEGDDDLYQ is encoded by the exons ATGCCAGGCTCAGGAGGAGCAGA CCCAAAGGGAGAAGATTTCTCCACGGCCAtcctgaaacagaaacacagacccAACAGGCTCATTGTGGATGAAGCTCTCAATGAAGACAGCAGCATTGTCAGCCTATCACAG AATAAGACGGAGGAGCTGCAGCTCTTCCGGGGGGACACGGTGGTGTTGAGAGGGAGGAAACGGCGGCAGACGGTGTGCATCGTCCTGACAGACGAGACCTGTGGAGATGAACGGATTCGGATGAATCGTGTGACGCGCAACAACCTGCGTGTCCGGCTTGGTGATGTGATCAG CATCCATGCCTGTCCTGATATCAAATATGGGAAGAAGATCCACGTCCTCCCCATAGATGACACCATTGAGGGCCTTACAGGGAACCTTTTTGAGGTTTTCCTTAAGCCCTACTTTCTGGAGGCTTATCGGCCCATTCACAAAG GTGACATCTTTCTGGTGAGGGGGAGCATGCGGGCAGTGGAGTTCAAGGTGGTGGAGACGGACCCCAGCCCTCACTGTATTGTTGCCCCGGACACTGTCCTCTACTGTGAGGGCCAGCCGATCAAAAGAGAG GATGAAGAGGAGACTCTTAATGACATCGGCTACGACGACATCGGAGGCTGTCGGAAGCAGCTAGCTCAGATCAAGGAGATGGTTGAGCTTCCTCTCAGACACCCGGGACTTTTCAAGGCTATCGGAGTGAAG CCCCCCAGAGGTATCCTGTTGTACGGCCCTGCAGGTACAGGAAAAACCCTGGTGGCTCGAGCTGTAGCCAATGAAACCGGtgccttcttcttcctcatcaaTG GCCCTGAGATCATGAGTAAACTGGCAGGAGAGTCAGAGAGCAACCTAAGGAAGGCGTTTGAGGAGGCGGAGAACAACGCTCCAGCCATCATCTTCATCGATGAGCTGGATGCCATCGCTCCCAAGAGAGAGAAA ACTCACGGTGAAGTGGAGAGGCGTATAGTTTCTCAGCTCTTGACCCTGATGGATGGCTTGAAGCAAAGAGCTCATGTGGTTGTCATGGCAGCAACAAACCGACCAAACAGCATAGACCCTGCTCTGAGACGCTTTGGTCAggacactcacaaacacacacacacccacacaaacaaacttacacatacaaatacacacGTTCACAAGCATGTCGATGTCTCTCCAGGCAGGTTCGACCGTGAGATTGACATTGGAATCCCAGATTCAACTGGCAGACTGGAGATCCTGCAGATCCACACGAAAAACATGAAACTGGCTGATGATGTGGATCTGGAGAGG ATTGCCACAGAGACTCACGGCCACGTTGGTGCCGACTTGGCTGCCTTGTGCTCAGAAGCTGCTCTGCAAGCGATCCGCAAGAAGCTGATCCTCATAGATCTGGAGGACGAATCCATCGATGCTGACCTGCTCAACTCGCTGGCTGTCACCATGGATGATTtccaa TGGGCGCTGAGTCAGAGCAACCCATCGGCTCTAAGAGAGACGGTCGCCGAGGTGCCTCAGGTCAGCTGGGAGGACATCGGAGGCCTGGACGAGGTCAAGAGAGAACTGCAAGAGCTCGTccag TACCCTGTTGAGTATCCTGACAAGTTCCTGAAGTTTGGGATGACGCCGTCTCGTGGAGTGTTGTTCTACGGCCCTCCAGGCTGTGGGAAAACTCTGCTGGCTAAAGCCATCGCCAATGAATGTCAGGCAAACTTTGTCTCCATCAAAGGACCCGAGATGCTCACCATGTGGTTTGGAGAATCAGAAGCCAATGTCAGGGATGTGTTCGATAAG GCCAGACAGGCGGCTCCCTGCATCCTGTTTTTTGATGAGTTAGACTCCATCGCCAAATCCAGAGGCGGCGGGGCCGGAGACGCAGGTGGTGCAGCCGACAGAGTCATCAACCAGATCCTCACAGAGATGGATGGCATGTCTGACAAGAAGAACGTTTTCATCATTGGTGCCACAAACAG ACCAGATATCATAGACGCAGCTATCCTACGGCCGGGTCGCCTGGACCAGCTCATCTACATCCCACTGCCCGACAAACCGTCCCGTAGAGCAATTCTAAACGCCAACCTACGCAAGTCCCCTGTTGCACGA GATGTGGATCTGGAGTACTTGTCTGGCATCACAGATGGCTTCTCTGGAGCCGACCTGACGGAGATCTGTCAGCGGGCCTGTAAGCTGGCCATCCGCGAGTCCATCGAGGCTGAGATCAAGGCCGAACGTCAGCGGCAGAACAGACCAGGCATCCCCATG GATGAGGACTTTGATCCAGTCCCAGAGATCAGGAAGGACCACTTTGAAGAAGCAATGCGATTTGCTCGTCGCTCTGTTAGTGACAATGACATCCGCAAATATGAGATGTTTGCTCAAACCTTGCAGCAGAGTCGAGGTTTTGGAAACTTCAG GTTCCCTTCTGCCACTGGTACCCGGTCTGGAAATCAGGGGTCAGATTCCGGGTCGGGGAGGCCTGGCCTGTTCAGAGAAGAAGGCGATGACGATCTCTATCAGtga
- the ndufb7 gene encoding NADH dehydrogenase [ubiquinone] 1 beta subcomplex subunit 7, which translates to MGAHLVRRYVTETETEPDPAKKFEFDPQFGFGDRKEREMVATQEQMNLAQLPVEQRDYCAHYLLKLMKCKRDNWPNFLACKHERHDWDYCEHQDYVMRMKEYERERRLQLRKKRIEAQAEAA; encoded by the exons ATGGGAGCCCACCTGGTCAGACGGTATGTCACCGAGACAGAAACCGAACCAGACCCAGCCAAGAAATTCGAGTTCGACCCCCAGTTCGGTTTTGGAGACAGGAAGGAGAGAG AGATGGTAGCGACTCAGGAGCAGATGAACTTAGCCCAGCTGCCTGTCGAGCAGAGGGACTACTGTGCCCATTACCTCCTGAAACTCATGAAGTGTAAGAGGGACAACTGGCCCAACTTCCTGGCCTGCAAGCATGAGAGACATGACTGGGACTATTGTGAACACCAGGA CTATGTGATGCGTATGAAGGAGtacgagagagagaggaggctcCAGCTGAGGAAGAAGAGAATTGAAGCTCAGGCAGAAGCTGCATAA